A genome region from Populus alba chromosome 3, ASM523922v2, whole genome shotgun sequence includes the following:
- the LOC118044099 gene encoding thiamine biosynthetic bifunctional enzyme TH1, chloroplastic isoform X1 translates to MASGGVILSNSFSFYQKRIVMSSRMQEKNGGASIPHVLSVAGSDSGAGAGIQADLKACAARGVYCSTVITSVTAQNTVGVQAVHAVPEDFVAQQLKSVLSDMQVDVVKTGMLPSVGVVKVLLQSLTEFSVRALVVDPVMVSTSGDVLAGPSILSTFREELLPMANIVTPNIKEASALLGGIRLETVADMRNAAELLHALGPRNVLVKGGDLPDSLDAVDIFFNGERFYELRSSRIKTRNTHGTGCTLASCIAAELAKGSPMLTAVRQVAKRYVETALEYSKDILIGNGIQGPFDHLLRLKSGSQSFHRKDAFNPSDLFLYAVTDSGMNKKWGRSMVDAVAAAIQGGATIVQLREKDAETRDFLETAKSCLAVCRSHGVPLLINDRVDIALASDADGVHVGQSDMPASVARTLLGPEKIIGVSCKTIEQAQQAWIGGADYIGCGGVYSTNTKANNPTIGLDGLKTVCSASKLPVVAIGGINASNAGTVMEMGLPNLKGVAVVSALFDRENVLAETKKLHALLMEASSSKIQ, encoded by the exons ATGGCCTCCGGTGGAGTCATCCTCTCCAATTCCTTCTCCTTCTACCAAAAACGCATAGTTATGAGCTCAAGAATGCAAGAGAAAAACGGCGGTGCTTCAATCCCGCACGTCTTGAGTGTAGCCGGCTCTGATTCCGGTGCCGGCGCCGGAATCCAAGCCGACCTCAAGGCTTGTGCCGCACGCGGAGTTTATTGCTCTACAGTGATAACTTCCGTTACTGCACAAAACACCGTTGGAGTTCAGGCTGTACACGCTGTGCCGGAGGATTTTGTTGCCCAGCAGTTGAAGTCAGTGCTTTCAGATATGCAAGTTGATGTC gttaaaacaGGGATGCTGCCTTCTGTTGGGGTAGTTAAGGTTCTTCTTCAGAGTCTCACTGAGTTTTCGGTTCGAg CTTTGGTTGTTGATCCTGTCATGGTTTCTACCAGTGGAGACGTGCTTGCTGGCCCTTCCATTCTTTCCACTTTTCG AGAGGAGCTCCTTCCCATGGCCAACATAGTAACCCCAAATATAAAAGAGGCATCTGCTCTACTTGGTGGTATACGCCTTGAAACAGTTGCAGACATGCGCAACGCAGCTGAGCTGTTGCATGCACTGGGTCCACG AAATGTGCTTGTCAAAGGTGGTGATCTCCCTGATTCTTTGGATGCTGTTGATATCTTCTTTAATG GTGAACGCTTCTATGAGCTGCGCTCATCTCGCATAAAAACTCGCAATACTCATGGTACTGGCTGCACTTTGGCTTCATGTATAGCAGCTGAGCTGGCAAAAGGTTCTCCAATGCTCACAGCTGTCAGG CAGGTGGCTAAGCGCTATGTTGAGACAGCCTTGGAATATAGCAAAGACATTTTGATTGGAAATGGGATTCAAGGCCCCTTCGACCACCTACTAAGGCTTAAGAGTGGTTCTCAAAGCTTCCATAGAAAAGATGCATTCAATCCAAGTGACTTGTTTCTGTATGCAGTGACAGATTCTGGGATGAATAAAAAGTGGGGACGGTCCATGGTAGATGCTGTTGCAGCAGCCATACAAGGAGGGGCTACCATTGTTCAATTGAG GGAGAAGGATGCTGAAACAAGGGATTTTTTGGAAACAGCAAAATCATGTCTTGCAGTCTGTCGTTCCCATGGAGTTCCGCTATTGATAAATGACCGTGTCGATATAGCCCTTGCAAGTGATGCTGACGGGGTACATGTCGGCCAGTCTGACATGCCTGCTTCCGTGGCTCGCACTCTTCTGGGTCCAGAGAAAATAATCGGAGTATCATGCAAGACAATAGAGCAAGCTCAGCAAGCATGGATTGGCGGTGCGGACTACATTGGTTGTGGTGGAGTATATTCGACCAACACCAAGGCAAACAATCCCACTATCGGTTTGGATGGATTAAAAACTGTTTGTTCGGCTTCTAAGCTACCTGTGGTTGCAATTGGTGGGATTAATGCTTCGAATGCAGGCACTGTGATGGAGATGGGGTTACCAAATCTGAAAGGTGTCGCTGTTGTTTCAGCTCTATTCGATAGGGAAAATGTTTTGGCAGAGACCAAGAAGTTGCATGCGTTATTGATGGAGGCATCATCATCAAAGATACAATAA
- the LOC118044099 gene encoding thiamine biosynthetic bifunctional enzyme TH1, chloroplastic isoform X2: protein MASGGVILSNSFSFYQKRIVMSSRMQEKNGGASIPHVLSVAGSDSGAGAGIQADLKACAARGVYCSTVITSVTAQNTVGVQAVHAVPEDFVAQQLKSVLSDMQVDVVKTGMLPSVGVVKVLLQSLTEFSVRALVVDPVMVSTSGDVLAGPSILSTFREELLPMANIVTPNIKEASALLGGIRLETVADMRNAAELLHALGPRNVLVKGGDLPDSLDAVDIFFNGERFYELRSSRIKTRNTHGTGCTLASCIAAELAKGSPMLTAVRVAKRYVETALEYSKDILIGNGIQGPFDHLLRLKSGSQSFHRKDAFNPSDLFLYAVTDSGMNKKWGRSMVDAVAAAIQGGATIVQLREKDAETRDFLETAKSCLAVCRSHGVPLLINDRVDIALASDADGVHVGQSDMPASVARTLLGPEKIIGVSCKTIEQAQQAWIGGADYIGCGGVYSTNTKANNPTIGLDGLKTVCSASKLPVVAIGGINASNAGTVMEMGLPNLKGVAVVSALFDRENVLAETKKLHALLMEASSSKIQ from the exons ATGGCCTCCGGTGGAGTCATCCTCTCCAATTCCTTCTCCTTCTACCAAAAACGCATAGTTATGAGCTCAAGAATGCAAGAGAAAAACGGCGGTGCTTCAATCCCGCACGTCTTGAGTGTAGCCGGCTCTGATTCCGGTGCCGGCGCCGGAATCCAAGCCGACCTCAAGGCTTGTGCCGCACGCGGAGTTTATTGCTCTACAGTGATAACTTCCGTTACTGCACAAAACACCGTTGGAGTTCAGGCTGTACACGCTGTGCCGGAGGATTTTGTTGCCCAGCAGTTGAAGTCAGTGCTTTCAGATATGCAAGTTGATGTC gttaaaacaGGGATGCTGCCTTCTGTTGGGGTAGTTAAGGTTCTTCTTCAGAGTCTCACTGAGTTTTCGGTTCGAg CTTTGGTTGTTGATCCTGTCATGGTTTCTACCAGTGGAGACGTGCTTGCTGGCCCTTCCATTCTTTCCACTTTTCG AGAGGAGCTCCTTCCCATGGCCAACATAGTAACCCCAAATATAAAAGAGGCATCTGCTCTACTTGGTGGTATACGCCTTGAAACAGTTGCAGACATGCGCAACGCAGCTGAGCTGTTGCATGCACTGGGTCCACG AAATGTGCTTGTCAAAGGTGGTGATCTCCCTGATTCTTTGGATGCTGTTGATATCTTCTTTAATG GTGAACGCTTCTATGAGCTGCGCTCATCTCGCATAAAAACTCGCAATACTCATGGTACTGGCTGCACTTTGGCTTCATGTATAGCAGCTGAGCTGGCAAAAGGTTCTCCAATGCTCACAGCTGTCAGG GTGGCTAAGCGCTATGTTGAGACAGCCTTGGAATATAGCAAAGACATTTTGATTGGAAATGGGATTCAAGGCCCCTTCGACCACCTACTAAGGCTTAAGAGTGGTTCTCAAAGCTTCCATAGAAAAGATGCATTCAATCCAAGTGACTTGTTTCTGTATGCAGTGACAGATTCTGGGATGAATAAAAAGTGGGGACGGTCCATGGTAGATGCTGTTGCAGCAGCCATACAAGGAGGGGCTACCATTGTTCAATTGAG GGAGAAGGATGCTGAAACAAGGGATTTTTTGGAAACAGCAAAATCATGTCTTGCAGTCTGTCGTTCCCATGGAGTTCCGCTATTGATAAATGACCGTGTCGATATAGCCCTTGCAAGTGATGCTGACGGGGTACATGTCGGCCAGTCTGACATGCCTGCTTCCGTGGCTCGCACTCTTCTGGGTCCAGAGAAAATAATCGGAGTATCATGCAAGACAATAGAGCAAGCTCAGCAAGCATGGATTGGCGGTGCGGACTACATTGGTTGTGGTGGAGTATATTCGACCAACACCAAGGCAAACAATCCCACTATCGGTTTGGATGGATTAAAAACTGTTTGTTCGGCTTCTAAGCTACCTGTGGTTGCAATTGGTGGGATTAATGCTTCGAATGCAGGCACTGTGATGGAGATGGGGTTACCAAATCTGAAAGGTGTCGCTGTTGTTTCAGCTCTATTCGATAGGGAAAATGTTTTGGCAGAGACCAAGAAGTTGCATGCGTTATTGATGGAGGCATCATCATCAAAGATACAATAA